The Salminus brasiliensis chromosome 3, fSalBra1.hap2, whole genome shotgun sequence genome contains a region encoding:
- the ncdn gene encoding neurochondrin: protein MAGSESAIIMEEISSQHCSNSEEQSEADGSGSAPESNRLSDAQQEVLERCLHALTHAKNDSHILAALLLITRLCPASQLDRVTLHRVFEAVGFNLPARLLVTAIRRSESSGLPPEELLSLGTALLAAVSTDLDMATHPQLLSTIPLLLGLLESGIPASQKQAQHNTASQTASSEESCPNGNFTACQAEQSTSGEDVPESSLGNGEEVQPPATTLDEALAADCYQVLNTVCSLPRGPDQLLSRGAVPALCRAVLKKQTLSHEKGLPLLAHLLSSNIRERAWSKHPAELLSLLATISQNFSQASNQDRLDMCSRIPQFLPLPTGEPETKELKDAVSSLWATLRPMVQGKLSIDHLGPVLVLSACLLDLCGWEPTGSPKFCCLLVNRACVEVRMVLEEPPGTQLSAQQQHTLTACYRIMEAAMEQACTQGTIPSPAQPETAIAGLTLQQSRQVLGVLEEAFSAVIYHLQQVDSSCYDDPFLFATFRSLCAWLAEETSCLREEVTALLPFLVGYAKQHLQDRKDKGLSDWMSKMSVSDGSQTRRWSGEDVLRYLLPALCHLSAEEGPRKVLLTLDTPALLVHFLERGWAVLRTQSGKTVSRDPSLETACSALLNFAVTEPDRVRTDACFASLEAMLSEALPVLLHKPRLLVLTANCCTLGLMTGRLKPASTGPVESGPRRFFSCALRFLLGALQPGKNGDQARLSPVWESCWEEVSELWRLGLQALGGCVSAQPWITALAREDGWLQNTVSLLESSSSLPDPHSQQALEEALCAFARQCPLCRQEISKSMKRNGRSSLHGMAQLRKVLTD, encoded by the exons ATGGCTGGAAGTGAAAGCGCCATCATCATGGAGGAGATCTCCtcccaacactgttcaaacaGTGAGGAGCAATCCGAAGCAGATGGTTCTGGTTCTGCACCTGAATCAAACCGACTGTCCGACGCTCAGCAAGAGGTTCTGGAGCGCTGTCTGCACGCTCTCACTCATGCCAAAAATGACAGCCACATATTGGCAGCCCTTCTCCTG ATTACGCGGTTGTGTCCAGCCAGTCAGCTTGACAGGGTGACCCTGCATCGTGTCTTCGAAGCAGTGGGTTTTAACCTCCCTGCACGCCTCCTGGTGACTGCCATCCGGAGGAGCGAGAGCTCTGGGCTCCCTCCTGAGGAGCTGCTCTCTCTGGGCACTGCTCTGTTGGCTGCTGTCAGCACAGACCTAGACATGGCCACCCACCCTCAGCTGCTGAGCACCATCCCTCTCCTCCTTGGCCTGCTGGAAAGTGGAATACCAGCCAGTCAGAAGCAAGCCCAGCACAACACTGCCTCTCAAACTGCGTCTTCTGAGGAATCGTGTCCAAATGGAAACTTCACAGCCTGTCAGGCAGAGCAAAGCACTTCAGGAGAGGATGTTCCAGAAAGTTCCCTAGGCAATGGGGAAGAGGTCCAGCCCCCTGCCACTACACTAGACGAGGCCTTGGCTGCTGACTGCTACCAGGTTCTGAACACTGTATGTTCTCTCCCGCGTGGCCCTGACCAGCTGCTGTCTCGTGGTGCTGTACCTGCTCTGTGCAGGGCTGTGTTGAAAAAGCAGACACTCAGCCATGAGAAAGGTCTTCCACTCTTGGCTCACCTTCTGTCCAGCAATATTAGGGAGCGGGCATGGAGCAAACACCCAGCagaacttctctctcttcttgctACCATCTCACAGAACTTTAGCCAAGCTTCAAACCAGGATCGCCTGGACATGTGCTCTAGGATACCGCAGTTCCTCCCTTTACCAACAGGAGAACCCGAGACCAAAGAGCTCAAAGATGCGGTTTCTAGTCTGTGGGCAACTTTACGTCCAATGGTCCAGGGTAAACTCAGCATAGATCATCTGGGGCCCGTTCTGGTGCTGTCTGCTTGTTTGCTGGACTTGTGTGGCTGGGAGCCAACTGGCTCGCCAAAGTTCTGCTGTCTGTTGGTAAACCGGGCATGTGTAGAAGTGAGGATGGTTCTGGAGGAGCCACCAGGTACACAGCTTTCTGCTCAGCAGCAGCACACACTTACTGCCTGCTATCGTATCATGGAGGCAGCCATGGAACAAGCGTGCACTCAGGGCACTATTCCCAGTCCTGCCCAGCCAGAGACAGCCATTGCTGGGTTGACTCTGCAGCAGAGCAGGCAGGTCCTCGGGGTTTTGGAGGAGGCTTTCTCTGCAGTCATTTACCACTTGCAGCAG GTTGACTCCAGCTGCTATGATGATCCCTTCCTCTTTGCCACGTTTCGATCTCTTTGCGCCTGGCTGGCTGAAGAGACTTCGTGTCTGAGGGAGGAGGTCACTGCTCTCTTGCCCTTCCTTGTTGGCTATGCCAAACAGCACCTACAAGATAGAAAAGACAAGGGCCTTTCTGACTGGATGTCAAAGATGTCGGTCAGCGATGGCTCACAGACGAGGAGATGGTCAGGAGAGGATGTCCTAAG ATATCTCCTTCCAGCACTGTGCCACTTGTCAGCTGAAGAGGGTCCAAGAAAGGTGCTCCTGACCCTGGACACTCCAGCCCTGCTGGTGCACTTTCTCGAGCGGGGCTGGGCAGTGCTGAGGACACAGAGTGGGAAAACTGTAAGCAGAGATCCTAGCCTGGAGACAGCCTGCTCTGCCCTGCTCAACTTTGCCGTCACAGAACCAGACAGAGTCAG GACTGATGCTTGCTTTGCTTCCCTTGAGGCAATGCTGAGTGAAGCGCTTCCTGTACTCCTTCACAAGCCACGCCTCCTGGTGCTGACAGCCAATTGCTGCACTCTGGGTCTCATGACTGGCAGACTGAAACCAGCGTCCACCG GTCCGGTGGAGTCTGGTCCACGGCGGTTCTTTTCCTGTGCGCTGCGGTTCCTTCTGGGGGCGCTGCAACCAGGTAAGAACGGGGACCAGGCACGGCTCAGCCCTGTATGGGAGTCGTGCTGGGAGGAGGTGAGCGAGCTGTGGAGGCTCGGGCTGCAGGCTCTGGGAGGCTGTGTGAGCGCACAGCCCTGGATAACGGCCCTGGCCAGAGAGGACGGCTGGCTGCAGAACACAGTTAGCCTGCTGGAGTCCAGCAGCAGCCTGCCAGACCCCCATTCTCAACAAGCTCTGGAGGAGGCCCTGTGTGCCTTCGCCCGCCAATGCCCACTCTGTCGACAAGAAATCAGCAAATCCATGAAAAGAAATGGGAGAAGCTCTCTGCATGGCATGGCACAGTTGAGGAAGGTGCTGACAGACTGA
- the LOC140551465 gene encoding mediator of RNA polymerase II transcription subunit 30 gives MAASLPQKAPGPGMVGLPPQQQQQQQQQQQQQPPPHLAPGSGPGQPPLGPNQGALREISPVFLCRIGQETVQDIVTRTMEIFQITRATQLPNGVTQSQAVYQDRFGKLQEHLRQLTLLFRKLRLLYERCVEMTSDLQESPAELVPYAGEEVVPLKVEPCSPAVSQDRQEVLEKVRQKNQEMKVLMDQMRNLLWDINAMLTMRK, from the exons ATGGCAGCTTCTCTGCCTCAAAAGGCTCCAGGTCCTGGAATGGTTGGGTTGCCCCctcaacagcaacagcagcagcagcagcagcagcagcagcagcctcctCCCCATCTTGCCCCAGGTTCAGGCCCTGGGCAGCCCCCCCTGGGCCCAAACCAGGGAGCTCTCAGGGAGATCTCTCCTGTTTTCCTTTGTCGAATTGGCCAGGAGACAGTTCAGGACATCGTCACTCGTACTATGGAGATCTTCCAAATTACAAGAGCCACCCAG TTGCCAAACGGTGTGACTCAGAGTCAGGCAGTGTATCAGGACCGCTTTGGCAAACTGCAAGAGCACCTGCGCCAGTTGACCCTCCTCTTCCGCAAACTCCGACTGCTGTACGAGCGCTGCGTAGAGATGACCTCTGACCTTCAGGAGTCTCCTGCTGAG CTGGTGCCGTATGCTGGAGAAGAGGTggttccattgaaagttgagcCCTGCAGTCCAGCAGTGAGTCAGGACCGACAAGAGGTTTTAGAG AAGGTGAGGCAGAAGAACCAAGAGATGAAGGTGCTGATGGATCAGATGAGGAACCTCCTATGGGATATCAACGCTATGCTCACCATGCGCAAATGA